One genomic window of Gossypium hirsutum isolate 1008001.06 chromosome D11, Gossypium_hirsutum_v2.1, whole genome shotgun sequence includes the following:
- the LOC107912090 gene encoding lysine histidine transporter 2, translating into MEIQPEKRESAPSNDDSLNDWLPITKSRNAKWWYSAFHNVTAMVGAGVLGLPYACSLLGWGPGVAIMVLSWVITFYTLWQMVEMHEMVPGKRFDRYHELGQYAFGEKLGLWVVVPLQLMCEVGVDIVYVVTGGTSMKKIYHVLYPDGKEIRSTWFYVAFGALHFFLSHLPSFNSITAISFFAALMSLSYSTIAWVASVRKGVEPTVSYGPRSATPKAQVFDFFSGLGDVAFAFAGHNVVLEIQATIPSTPGKPSKGPMWKGVVIAYLVVAACYFPVAFCGYLVFGNQVEDNVLVSLEKPAYLIVAANAFVLVHVIGSYQVFAMPVFDMMESFLVKQMHFKPSLMLRTITRTSYVLFTMLVAITLPFFGGLLSFLGGFCFAPTSYYIPCIIWLVIYKPKRFSLSWFANYICIGIGLILTILGPIGGMISLIHSSQTFKFFS; encoded by the exons ATGGAGATTCAACCTGAGAAGCGTGAGTCAGCACCATCAAATGATGATTCTTTGAACGATTGGCTTCCCATTACTAAATCCAGAAACGCTAAATGGTGGTACTCTGCTTTTCACAATGTCACCGCCATGGTTGGAGCTGGTGTTTTGGGTCTCCCTTATGCTTGTTCTTTACTTGGATG GGGACCTGGAGTTGCTATAATGGTATTGTCATGGGTTATCACTTTTTATACACTATGGCAAATGGTTGAGATGCATGAGATGGTTCCTGGAAAGCGTTTTGACCGGTACCATGAGTTGGGCCAGTATGCGTTTGGAGAAAAGCTTGGGCTTTGGGTTGTGGTGCCCTTGCAACTGATGTGTGAAGTCGGTGTTGACATCGTTTATGTTGTTACCGGGGGGACATCGATGAAGAAGATTTACCACGTGTTGTACCCTGATGGCAAAGAGATTCGATCAACATGGTTTTACGTGGCGTTCGGAGCTCTTCACTTTTTCCTCTCCCATCTCCCCAGTTTCAATTCCATCACTGCCATCTCCTTTTTTGCTGCTTTGATGTCTCTAAG CTATTCAACCATTGCTTGGGTAGCTTCAGTTCGAAAAGGGGTTGAGCCAACCGTGAGTTATGGTCCGAGGAGTGCTACACCAAAGGCCCAAGTGTTTGATTTCTTCAGTGGATTGGGAGATGTAGCTTTTGCTTTTGCCGGTCATAATGTGGTGTTGGAGATACAAGCAACGATCCCATCGACACCCGGAAAGCCATCCAAAGGACCAATGTGGAAAGGGGTAGTTATAGCTTATCTCGTTGTCGCAGCATGTTATTTTCCGGTTGCCTTTTGCGGTTACTTGGTGTTTGGAAACCAAGTCGAGGACAACGTCCTAGTTTCGCTAGAAAAACCGGCTTACCTCATTGTAGCAGCCAATGCGTTCGTTCTCGTTCATGTCATTGGAAGTTACCAA GTCTTTGCGATGCCAGTTTTTGACATGATGGAATCATTTCTAGTGAAACAAATGCATTTCAAGCCAAGTTTGATGCTTCGGACCATTACACGAACTTCTTACGTTT TATTTACAATGCTAGTAGCAATAACGTTACCTTTCTTTGGTGGGTTACTAAGTTTCCTTGGAGGATTTTGTTTTGCCCCAACATCTTACTAC ATCCCTTGCATCATATGGCTTGTTATCTATAAACCAAAGAGATTCAGCTTGTCATGGTTCGCAAACTAT atTTGCATTGGTATTGGATTGATTTTGACGATTTTGGGACCAATAGGAGGAATGATTTCTCTCATTCATTCATCACAGACCTTCAAATTTTTCTCTTAG